The genomic segment CAAGTCCCTCACCTCGGAGGCCATCCTGCGCCTGATCCGCTGTCCGCCCGGCCGCGTGCAGGGCGAGGTGTGGTTCCGCGGGCAGAACCTCCTGGCCCTGGGCGAGCGTGCGCTCGCCGACATCCGCGGCAAGGACATCGCGATGATCTTCCAGAACCCCGGCGCCTCGCTGAACCCGGTGTTCCGCGTGGGCGAGCAGATGCTGGAGGCCATGGCCGTGCACCTCCCGGAGCGGCGCTCGGCCCTCCGGAAGCGCGTCCTGGAGATCCTCGGCCGGGTGGGGATCCCCTCGCCGCAGACGCGGGCGCGC from the Candidatus Methylomirabilota bacterium genome contains:
- a CDS encoding ATP-binding cassette domain-containing protein, which translates into the protein MAPPDVAPVLDVRGLTVEFSTEGGVLRAVDDVSFEIGRGEIVGLVGESGAGKSLTSEAILRLIRCPPGRVQGEVWFRGQNLLALGERALADIRGKDIAMIFQNPGASLNPVFRVGEQMLEAMAVHLPERRSALRKRVLEILGRVGIPSPQTRAR